In the genome of Hymenobacter taeanensis, one region contains:
- a CDS encoding RagB/SusD family nutrient uptake outer membrane protein gives MKNIFLTRLAAAALLVSLASSCDKLLDVKPQASLPADTALTTKQGVEAALIGAYDAVQSGNYWGLRYLLFADMGADNVRWTGTLPSFGQINQNNITADNVELSNMWASIYSGINRANYVIEAAGALSDPSYTPATAIAQARALRAFHYMNLLGYWGGTPEGYNKPNGVGVPLRLTPTKDISDAQIAPIARSTEQQIIQVINDDFDYAIANLPAAYTSANNQNRGRVTKNAAIALKARFALRNGDYPTVISLTAPLRDASGNFALSANYVDLWALKNQQESVWELQFDATDANSIAFYWYPTSSGGRNEVDPATGLPAAHESGDKRLPVNVNPSPAGTTQKFSRVTGDDNVILVRNGEIAITRAEALARVGGIANLTEAVKLLNLIRTRAGLAAYVLTPTATDLTGQNGLIAAILKERRVELAHEGFRWFDLRRTGTVMSTITSITQPFRVLWPIPQREVLNSSGTLTQNAGY, from the coding sequence ATGAAAAATATTTTTTTAACACGCTTAGCTGCTGCTGCACTGCTTGTGTCACTGGCTTCTTCCTGTGATAAACTCCTTGATGTAAAGCCACAAGCCAGCTTACCCGCTGACACTGCTCTCACTACGAAGCAAGGTGTGGAAGCGGCTTTGATTGGCGCATATGATGCTGTACAAAGCGGCAACTACTGGGGTTTGCGTTATCTTCTGTTTGCCGATATGGGCGCAGATAACGTACGCTGGACAGGTACTCTACCTAGCTTCGGGCAGATCAACCAGAACAACATCACGGCTGATAACGTGGAGTTGAGCAATATGTGGGCCTCCATTTATAGTGGCATCAACCGCGCTAACTACGTTATTGAAGCTGCTGGTGCTCTATCTGATCCTTCGTATACCCCCGCAACTGCAATAGCTCAGGCGCGTGCACTTCGTGCGTTTCACTACATGAACTTGCTTGGTTACTGGGGTGGCACGCCTGAAGGCTATAACAAACCCAATGGTGTAGGTGTACCGTTGCGCTTAACGCCAACTAAGGACATCAGTGATGCTCAGATTGCGCCAATTGCTCGCTCTACGGAGCAGCAGATTATTCAGGTAATCAATGATGACTTTGATTACGCTATTGCCAACCTGCCAGCTGCTTACACCAGCGCCAATAACCAGAACCGCGGGCGTGTTACTAAGAACGCCGCTATTGCGCTAAAAGCACGTTTCGCTCTGCGCAATGGTGACTACCCAACCGTAATATCGCTTACAGCTCCTTTGCGCGATGCATCAGGCAACTTTGCCCTGTCAGCTAACTACGTGGATTTGTGGGCGCTAAAGAACCAGCAAGAGTCGGTTTGGGAGCTTCAGTTTGATGCTACCGACGCCAACTCCATTGCATTTTACTGGTACCCCACTTCGAGTGGTGGACGTAACGAAGTAGACCCCGCTACTGGCCTACCAGCTGCGCACGAGTCGGGTGACAAGCGTTTACCCGTAAACGTAAACCCTTCACCCGCTGGCACCACGCAGAAGTTTAGCCGCGTTACTGGTGACGACAACGTAATTCTGGTACGCAACGGTGAAATTGCTATTACTCGCGCCGAAGCCTTGGCCCGTGTAGGTGGTATAGCCAACCTGACCGAAGCAGTTAAGCTGCTTAACCTGATTCGCACGCGTGCTGGCTTGGCTGCTTACGTTCTAACCCCTACTGCTACGGATTTGACTGGTCAGAATGGTTTGATTGCGGCTATCCTCAAGGAGCGTCGCGTGGAGCTTGCTCACGAAGGATTCCGGTGGTTTGACCTGCGCCGTACCGGCACAGTAATGAGCACTATTACTTCTATTACGCAGCCTTTCCGTGTGCTGTGGCCTATTCCGCAGCGTGAAGTGCTAAACAGCTCAGGTACACTTACCCAAAACGCTGGCTATTAA
- the hslU gene encoding ATP-dependent protease ATPase subunit HslU: MLDSAEFLTPAQIVAELDKYIIGQHDAKRHVAIALRNRWRRLHAPAEMQREIVPNNILMIGSTGVGKTEIARRLASISGAPFTKVEASKFTEVGYVGRDVESMVRDLVEQSVNMVRQRRKEEVKAQAAQAVEDLILDALIPPVSGSAVAKTGVGFGSTDGNQLPDSDYELNEKTRERFREKIRNGEMDERKIDIRVQQNNSPGIGVIGGPAGLDEASMAGIQDMLGSMLPKKTRKRKVTIAEARKILLDEEAAKLIDMDEVKDEAIRHAENAGIIFIDEIDKVASRSGKGGGGPDVSREGVQRDLLPIVEGSAVSTKYGIIHTDHILFIAAGAFHVAKPSDLIPELQGRFPIRVELQSLTKDDFYRILKDPKNALTKQYEALLKAEEVELSFEDEALERLASIAFEVNSEVENIGARRLHTVMSRLLNDILFDVPDLIGPNARILITRELVEERLRDMVRNRDLSQYIL; this comes from the coding sequence ATGTTAGATTCCGCTGAGTTCCTGACGCCGGCACAAATTGTAGCTGAGCTCGATAAATACATAATCGGTCAGCATGATGCCAAGCGTCATGTGGCCATTGCCTTGCGTAACCGTTGGCGCCGTTTGCACGCTCCCGCCGAGATGCAGCGCGAAATCGTCCCGAACAACATTCTCATGATTGGCTCAACGGGCGTAGGCAAAACCGAAATTGCCCGTCGGTTGGCTAGCATTTCTGGGGCCCCCTTTACCAAAGTAGAAGCCTCAAAGTTCACGGAAGTAGGCTATGTAGGGCGCGATGTAGAAAGCATGGTGCGTGACTTGGTAGAGCAGTCGGTGAACATGGTACGGCAGCGGCGCAAGGAGGAAGTAAAAGCCCAGGCGGCGCAAGCCGTTGAAGATCTAATCCTTGATGCCCTGATTCCGCCGGTATCGGGTAGCGCTGTAGCTAAGACGGGGGTGGGTTTCGGCTCCACTGACGGAAACCAGCTGCCTGATTCTGACTATGAGCTGAATGAAAAAACCCGGGAGCGGTTTCGCGAGAAGATTCGCAACGGAGAGATGGATGAGCGCAAAATCGATATCCGGGTGCAGCAGAATAACTCACCTGGCATTGGCGTTATTGGTGGGCCAGCCGGCCTAGATGAAGCTTCTATGGCAGGCATTCAGGATATGCTCGGCTCCATGCTTCCTAAGAAGACGCGTAAGCGTAAAGTCACCATTGCGGAAGCACGAAAGATCCTCCTTGATGAAGAGGCTGCGAAGCTAATTGACATGGACGAGGTGAAAGATGAGGCCATCCGGCACGCTGAGAATGCAGGCATCATCTTTATCGATGAGATTGATAAAGTAGCCAGCCGTAGTGGTAAAGGCGGCGGAGGCCCCGATGTGAGCCGTGAGGGGGTACAGCGAGACTTGCTTCCCATTGTGGAAGGCTCAGCTGTCAGCACCAAATACGGCATCATCCACACCGACCATATCCTGTTCATTGCCGCTGGTGCCTTCCACGTGGCCAAGCCCTCCGACCTCATTCCCGAGCTGCAAGGACGTTTCCCCATTCGGGTGGAACTGCAAAGCCTCACCAAGGATGATTTCTATCGGATTCTGAAAGATCCTAAAAACGCACTTACCAAGCAGTATGAGGCCTTGCTCAAGGCAGAGGAGGTAGAGCTCAGCTTTGAAGATGAGGCGCTGGAGCGTTTAGCCAGCATCGCCTTTGAAGTCAATAGTGAGGTCGAGAACATAGGCGCCCGCCGGCTGCACACCGTCATGAGCCGGCTGCTCAACGATATTCTCTTTGATGTGCCTGATCTGATTGGCCCCAATGCCCGCATCCTTATCACCCGTGAATTGGTAGAAGAGCGCCTGCGCGACATGGTTCGTAACCGAGACCTTAGCCAATATATTCTCTAG
- a CDS encoding SDR family NAD(P)-dependent oxidoreductase gives MHYYIITGASRGLGKALAEAALELPDASVLGVSRHATITHERYTHQPLDLSDMLAVQNNLHKVFSARPGAKSITLINNAAVLGEIGYLGEHQNEHFEFVFDVNTVAPAMFINTFLSAYSGLSIPRTILNISSGAAQRAVDGWGAYSASKAALDALSKTAQKEQDLRGTGVRIRSLSPGILDTPMQEHIRSADEHRFSEAAKFAGFHTSGQLAEPDEVASKIIDWLQRPAAEVEPVVLRITELQV, from the coding sequence ATGCATTACTACATCATCACGGGGGCCAGCCGTGGCCTCGGCAAAGCCCTGGCAGAAGCCGCTCTAGAGCTGCCAGACGCTTCGGTGCTTGGAGTGTCACGGCACGCCACCATCACCCATGAGCGGTACACACATCAACCATTAGACTTATCAGACATGCTCGCTGTGCAGAACAATCTGCACAAAGTATTTTCCGCTAGGCCAGGTGCTAAGAGTATTACGCTAATAAATAACGCCGCTGTGCTAGGCGAAATAGGCTACTTAGGTGAGCACCAGAACGAGCACTTTGAGTTTGTATTTGATGTGAATACCGTGGCTCCTGCCATGTTTATAAACACATTTTTGAGTGCCTATTCTGGCTTATCCATCCCACGCACCATTCTCAACATCAGCAGTGGCGCCGCCCAGCGTGCAGTAGACGGGTGGGGAGCTTACTCAGCTTCTAAAGCCGCTCTCGATGCCCTATCCAAAACTGCGCAAAAGGAGCAAGACCTGAGAGGCACTGGAGTACGGATTCGTAGCCTTTCACCAGGCATCCTTGATACGCCCATGCAAGAGCATATCCGTAGTGCCGATGAGCACCGTTTTAGTGAGGCGGCTAAGTTTGCCGGCTTTCATACCTCTGGTCAGCTGGCCGAGCCAGATGAGGTGGCTAGTAAAATTATTGACTGGTTACAGCGTCCGGCAGCTGAGGTAGAACCAGTAGTTCTGCGCATCACAGAACTTCAAGTATAG
- a CDS encoding SusC/RagA family TonB-linked outer membrane protein translates to MNKTLLLAIPVAALSVAQVFAQTRTISGRVTDRATGEGLPGVTVLVKGSTAGVSTNSDGSFTLTAPTGASVLTFSSVGFIASERTIGNASQINIALAADTKSLSEVVVVGYGTQERSELTGAVTSVQAQEFKNTPIVSVDQALQGRAPGVQISQNSGTPGSGIAVRVRGSSSITAGNEPLYVVDGIPINTGSYTNIGTGGQTTNALSDINPNDIESIEVLKDAASAAIYGSRASNGVVIITTKRGKAGKTKVNLGYYTGIQKAWNQLTPLTGQQQTELFLEQLQNRYPINSAGQIPAFGVPFRSYADAAAYAFGGAGLSVVGGIYQAVDDGDGVRDVATFQNPSSAPNTNWQNEIFRTAPISNYELTLSGGNNGTRFLLSGNYFDQTGIVLGSDFKRGNVRLNLDHEVNTHIRVGTNLGLSRSASNRIQNDNNINGVVSTAILVASDIPKYRANGTYYKDPGASTENPLAAAKEPFLESISARLIGTTFAEFEYIKNLRFRTTVGLDYLTFRDNTFNPTTTNTGAGANGSAVASYRQDANFNWDNVVTYSKTFAEAHDITALVGVNYQQDRFSELFATASSFPGNDIRQLSAGALKTGASSSATGWNLFGVFSRLNYAYKGKYLLSGSIRRDGSSRFGQENRYGVFPAISGGWRISEESFMDGLSQISNLKLRASYGETGNSDIGNFSSLALIGTGANYLQLGGLAPTQLANPNLKWERTSQTDLGIDLGFFNNRVNFIADVYQKKTRDLLLARPLVFDTGFGSYTANIGNIENKGLELGLTTVNFNASEPGGFEWTSNFNISFNRNKVTKLSGPASAAGFASWLAEGQPLGAFRGYRVEGIFQTQEDINAVDANAKSKTGLTTSVYQSTLTRPGDIKFKDLNGDGVITSADQEILGNAQPKFYGGFTNTLSFKGFDVTAFLQYNYGNKIYNNTKSFSEGMNGVFGQTAGVLNRWTPTNTNTDVPRAVYGDPNNNRRVSDRFIEDGSYARLKNVVLGYTFSSALASRAHVSSLRIYAQAQNLVTFTNYSGLDPEVNTFSGSSISLGTDFLVYPQARTITFGVNLGL, encoded by the coding sequence ATGAACAAAACATTACTTCTTGCTATACCTGTAGCTGCTTTAAGTGTAGCACAAGTATTTGCACAAACCCGCACAATTAGCGGCAGAGTAACTGACCGTGCTACCGGTGAGGGTCTTCCTGGGGTTACGGTACTCGTTAAAGGCTCAACGGCCGGGGTATCTACTAATTCAGACGGTTCCTTTACGCTGACGGCTCCTACCGGCGCTTCAGTTCTAACATTCAGCTCTGTTGGCTTTATTGCTTCTGAGCGCACCATAGGCAATGCGAGTCAAATCAATATTGCTCTCGCCGCTGATACTAAAAGCTTAAGCGAAGTTGTAGTTGTAGGCTATGGCACCCAGGAGCGCTCAGAGCTAACGGGCGCAGTAACGAGTGTGCAGGCTCAGGAATTTAAGAACACTCCCATTGTCAGCGTTGACCAGGCTCTGCAAGGTCGGGCTCCAGGCGTACAAATCTCCCAGAACTCGGGTACTCCGGGTTCTGGCATTGCTGTACGGGTGCGTGGTTCTTCTTCTATTACCGCAGGTAATGAGCCCCTCTATGTTGTAGACGGTATTCCGATTAATACGGGTAGCTACACCAACATTGGTACCGGTGGACAAACGACCAACGCTCTGTCTGATATCAACCCCAATGATATCGAATCAATTGAAGTACTGAAAGATGCTGCTTCAGCAGCAATCTATGGTTCACGTGCTTCAAACGGCGTAGTAATCATTACCACTAAGCGTGGCAAGGCTGGTAAAACCAAAGTAAACCTTGGCTACTATACTGGCATCCAGAAAGCCTGGAATCAGCTTACGCCTCTTACTGGCCAGCAGCAAACGGAATTGTTCCTAGAGCAGCTTCAGAACCGCTATCCTATCAACTCAGCTGGTCAGATTCCTGCTTTTGGCGTGCCTTTCCGCAGCTATGCTGATGCGGCCGCATACGCTTTTGGCGGTGCTGGCTTGTCAGTAGTAGGTGGAATTTACCAAGCCGTAGATGATGGTGACGGTGTTCGTGATGTAGCTACTTTCCAGAACCCTTCAAGCGCGCCTAACACTAACTGGCAAAACGAGATTTTCCGGACGGCTCCTATCAGCAATTATGAGCTGACGCTGAGCGGTGGCAATAATGGCACTAGATTCTTGCTGTCAGGAAATTATTTCGACCAAACTGGTATCGTTCTGGGGTCTGACTTCAAGCGTGGCAACGTACGCCTGAACTTAGACCATGAGGTAAATACTCACATTCGGGTAGGTACCAACTTAGGTTTAAGCCGCTCTGCGAGCAACCGTATCCAGAATGATAACAACATTAACGGAGTAGTAAGTACTGCTATTCTGGTAGCCAGCGACATTCCTAAGTACCGTGCGAATGGTACCTACTACAAGGACCCCGGTGCCTCTACTGAAAACCCACTTGCGGCGGCTAAAGAACCGTTCCTGGAGTCAATCAGCGCTCGTTTGATTGGTACTACATTCGCTGAATTTGAATACATCAAGAACCTTCGCTTCCGTACCACGGTAGGCCTAGACTACTTGACATTCCGCGATAATACCTTCAACCCTACTACTACCAATACTGGTGCGGGTGCCAACGGCTCTGCTGTAGCTTCTTACCGCCAGGATGCCAACTTCAACTGGGACAACGTTGTTACCTATAGCAAAACCTTTGCTGAAGCTCATGACATCACGGCGCTAGTAGGGGTAAACTATCAGCAAGACCGTTTTTCTGAGTTGTTTGCTACCGCCTCCAGCTTCCCCGGCAACGACATTCGTCAGCTTTCGGCTGGTGCCTTGAAAACGGGTGCTTCTTCTTCGGCTACCGGTTGGAACCTGTTTGGCGTATTCTCGCGCCTGAACTATGCTTACAAAGGCAAATATCTGCTTTCTGGTAGCATTCGTCGTGACGGTTCTTCTCGCTTTGGTCAGGAAAACCGGTATGGCGTGTTCCCCGCTATTTCGGGTGGCTGGCGCATTTCGGAGGAGAGCTTCATGGATGGTCTGAGCCAGATCAGCAACCTGAAGCTCCGGGCTAGCTACGGCGAAACCGGTAACTCTGACATCGGTAACTTCTCTTCTCTTGCTCTGATTGGTACGGGTGCCAACTACCTGCAACTAGGTGGCCTAGCCCCAACCCAGCTCGCTAACCCTAACTTGAAATGGGAGCGTACAAGCCAGACTGACCTTGGTATTGATTTAGGCTTCTTCAATAACCGCGTTAACTTTATTGCTGACGTTTATCAGAAGAAGACCCGAGACTTGCTGCTAGCTCGTCCGTTGGTTTTTGATACGGGTTTTGGCTCGTATACTGCCAACATTGGCAACATTGAGAACAAAGGTTTAGAGCTAGGTTTAACTACTGTAAACTTTAACGCCAGTGAGCCCGGAGGTTTTGAATGGACTTCCAACTTCAACATCTCCTTCAACCGTAACAAGGTAACCAAGCTGTCTGGCCCGGCATCGGCCGCTGGCTTTGCCAGCTGGCTGGCTGAAGGTCAACCCCTGGGTGCTTTCCGTGGCTATCGGGTAGAAGGCATCTTCCAGACGCAGGAAGATATTAACGCTGTTGACGCTAACGCCAAGTCGAAAACTGGTCTCACTACCTCGGTTTATCAATCTACGCTGACCCGCCCTGGTGACATTAAGTTCAAGGATCTCAATGGTGACGGTGTAATTACTTCTGCTGACCAGGAGATACTGGGTAATGCACAGCCTAAGTTTTACGGAGGCTTTACCAATACCTTGTCATTCAAAGGATTTGACGTAACTGCCTTCCTGCAGTACAACTACGGTAACAAGATCTATAACAACACAAAATCTTTCTCAGAGGGAATGAATGGTGTGTTTGGTCAGACTGCCGGTGTGTTGAACCGCTGGACGCCTACTAACACGAATACGGATGTTCCGCGTGCCGTTTACGGTGACCCGAACAACAACCGTCGTGTGTCGGACCGTTTCATTGAAGATGGCTCTTATGCTCGCCTGAAAAACGTGGTGCTTGGCTATACTTTCTCCAGCGCGCTTGCTTCACGTGCTCACGTAAGCTCACTACGGATTTACGCTCAGGCTCAAAACCTAGTAACCTTTACCAACTATTCAGGCCTTGATCCCGAGGTGAACACTTTCAGCGGTAGCAGCATCTCTCTCGGCACTGATTTCTTGGTTTACCCACAGGCTCGCACTATTACTTTCGGTGTTAACCTAGGCCTGTAA
- the lon gene encoding endopeptidase La, which yields MNQSDPNTPLSTLLLMSDDPAEVVSIVATDPDQPLSPEDSPAILPLLAVRNTVLFPGVVLPVTVTRKKSIRLVRKAYRGNKIVGVVAQKNVQSDDPALVDLYQVGTMAKILKLLVLPDGNTTIIIQGQSRFKIEEEKQNSPYLTARVSYAVETFPNKNSKEVKALVSSLKDAAAKMLKLNPEIPQEAQLALENIESPSFLTHFLSSNINVEVGMKQKLLEINDGVERGTQLLELMMREIQLLEIKREIQTKVHTDIDQQQRDYFLRQQIKVLQDELGFDGPDQEIEKLRLRAKAKKWPEAVAKHFDKELDKLGRINPQAAEYPVSLNYVEFLLDLPWADYTKDNFNLKRTKKVLDDDHYGLEKVKERIIEYLAVLKLKQDMKAPILCLYGPPGVGKTSLGRSVAKALGRKYVRMSLGGVRDEAEIRGHRKTYVGAMPGRIISQIKKAGASNPVIVLDEIDKITSDFRGDPSSALLEVLDPEQNSTFTDNYLEVEYDLSKVLFIATANSLETIQPALRDRMEIIDLTGYTLEEKTQIAKKHLWPKLLQEHGLGPKDATITNAALQRVIDDYTRESGVRSLERKLGGVVRNLAKSKAMKEAYPATLEPKDVSRILGAAIFDRDLYQDNETAGVVTGLAWTSVGGDILFIESLLSRGRGKLTLSGQLGDVMKESAITALSYLRSRAEELDIDYRLFDQYDLHIHFPEGAVPKDGPSAGIAIFTSIASVFTQRKIRSHLAMTGEITLRGKVLPVGGIKEKILAAKRAGIKDIILCHKNRKDINEIPADYLKDLTIHYADRVDDVLEVALLQEKVAHPIKLIVRDEPLAAVGPSVEVN from the coding sequence ATGAATCAATCTGATCCGAATACGCCCCTGTCTACCCTTTTGCTGATGAGTGATGATCCTGCGGAAGTGGTTTCCATTGTGGCTACTGACCCAGATCAGCCGTTAAGCCCCGAAGATTCTCCGGCTATTCTGCCCCTGCTGGCGGTGCGTAATACTGTATTATTTCCGGGTGTAGTGCTGCCCGTAACAGTTACCCGCAAGAAGAGCATCCGGTTAGTGCGTAAGGCGTACCGGGGTAATAAGATTGTGGGGGTAGTAGCCCAGAAAAACGTGCAGAGTGATGACCCGGCGCTGGTAGATCTGTATCAGGTGGGCACTATGGCCAAAATTCTGAAGCTGCTGGTGCTGCCCGATGGCAACACCACTATTATTATTCAGGGCCAGTCGCGCTTCAAGATTGAGGAGGAGAAGCAGAACTCGCCCTACCTCACGGCCCGGGTAAGCTACGCCGTAGAAACGTTCCCCAATAAAAACTCTAAGGAAGTTAAAGCGCTGGTGTCGTCGTTGAAAGATGCGGCGGCCAAAATGCTTAAGCTCAACCCAGAGATTCCGCAGGAGGCTCAGTTGGCTCTTGAGAATATCGAGTCGCCGTCGTTCCTGACGCATTTCCTATCTTCCAACATCAACGTGGAAGTGGGCATGAAGCAGAAGCTGCTCGAAATTAACGACGGCGTGGAGCGCGGTACGCAGCTGCTGGAGCTGATGATGCGGGAAATTCAACTCCTGGAAATCAAGCGCGAAATCCAAACCAAGGTCCACACCGACATCGACCAGCAGCAGCGCGACTACTTCCTGCGCCAGCAGATTAAGGTGCTGCAGGATGAGTTGGGCTTTGATGGCCCAGATCAGGAAATTGAGAAGCTGCGCCTTCGGGCCAAAGCCAAAAAGTGGCCTGAAGCCGTTGCCAAGCACTTTGATAAGGAGCTGGATAAGCTGGGCCGTATTAACCCGCAAGCCGCCGAGTATCCCGTAAGCCTGAACTATGTGGAGTTCCTCTTGGACTTGCCCTGGGCTGATTATACCAAGGACAACTTCAACCTGAAGCGCACCAAGAAGGTGCTCGATGATGACCACTATGGCCTGGAGAAGGTCAAGGAGCGCATTATTGAGTACCTCGCGGTGCTCAAGCTCAAGCAAGACATGAAGGCGCCCATCCTATGCCTGTATGGCCCGCCCGGCGTGGGTAAAACCAGCCTCGGGCGTTCCGTAGCAAAAGCCTTGGGCCGTAAATATGTGCGCATGAGCTTAGGTGGTGTGCGAGATGAGGCCGAAATCAGAGGCCACCGCAAAACCTACGTGGGCGCTATGCCCGGCCGCATTATCTCGCAGATTAAAAAGGCTGGCGCATCCAACCCGGTTATTGTGCTGGATGAAATCGATAAGATAACCTCCGATTTCCGCGGCGACCCATCATCGGCGCTGCTGGAGGTATTAGACCCTGAGCAGAACTCTACTTTCACGGATAATTACCTGGAGGTAGAGTACGACCTCTCCAAGGTGCTTTTTATTGCTACCGCCAACTCCCTGGAAACCATTCAGCCCGCCCTGCGCGACCGGATGGAAATCATTGACCTGACGGGTTATACCCTGGAGGAGAAAACCCAGATTGCCAAGAAGCACCTGTGGCCAAAGCTGCTGCAAGAGCATGGCCTGGGCCCCAAAGACGCTACCATCACCAACGCCGCGCTGCAGCGGGTAATCGATGATTACACTCGCGAGTCGGGCGTGCGCAGCCTCGAGCGCAAGCTGGGAGGCGTAGTGCGCAACCTGGCCAAAAGCAAGGCCATGAAAGAGGCTTACCCAGCCACGCTAGAGCCTAAAGACGTTTCGCGCATTCTCGGAGCGGCCATCTTCGACCGCGACCTATACCAGGATAACGAGACAGCCGGGGTGGTGACTGGCCTGGCGTGGACTTCGGTGGGCGGCGATATTCTCTTTATTGAGAGCTTGCTGAGCCGTGGCCGTGGTAAGCTCACGCTCTCGGGCCAGCTCGGCGACGTTATGAAAGAGTCGGCCATCACGGCCCTTTCTTACCTGCGGAGCCGCGCCGAAGAGCTGGATATCGATTATCGCCTCTTTGATCAGTACGACCTGCACATTCACTTCCCGGAGGGTGCAGTGCCTAAAGACGGGCCTAGTGCGGGTATTGCCATTTTCACCAGTATTGCTTCGGTGTTTACCCAGCGGAAAATCAGGAGCCATTTGGCCATGACGGGTGAAATTACGCTGCGTGGTAAAGTACTGCCTGTTGGGGGGATTAAGGAGAAGATTTTAGCGGCTAAACGAGCGGGTATTAAAGACATTATCCTGTGCCACAAAAACCGCAAAGACATCAACGAGATACCCGCTGACTACCTTAAAGACCTGACCATTCATTACGCCGACCGCGTTGATGATGTGCTTGAGGTAGCCCTGTTGCAGGAAAAGGTTGCGCACCCCATTAAGCTGATTGTGCGGGATGAGCCTCTTGCCGCAGTTGGCCCCAGTGTAGAAGTTAATTAG
- the porQ gene encoding type IX secretion system protein PorQ, which produces MIKPLRCFITGSASVALLIGAARPVVAQIGGQQAFSYLNLPTSAKLAGLGGVNVASRDADGTMLYGNPALLNADMDGRLALGYVDYLADIKQSTAAYVFNTKHAGRIGLGLTYLNYGKFEQVDAAGNSLGDFSVNEYALSAADSYTSGSFTIAGTLKLAVSGISGNHSVATLADVGGLFKHPEKDFTVGLVVRNAGYQLKPYEGASREPMPLDVQLGTSIKPEHLPFRLSISAHHLQQLDIVYLDPNQRGQLDEFGNEIKPKKTLGDKIARHFVVGGELLLSKNFNLRVGYNHLQRRELRLDNTSGGAGFSFGAMLRISEFQLDYTHAGYHASGAANYFTVARNVNSLFKKKE; this is translated from the coding sequence ATGATTAAACCGCTACGCTGCTTTATAACTGGTTCTGCCAGTGTTGCCCTCCTTATAGGAGCAGCTAGGCCAGTTGTTGCCCAAATAGGTGGCCAGCAGGCATTCTCATATCTCAACTTACCTACCAGCGCAAAATTGGCGGGCCTGGGCGGTGTGAATGTAGCATCCCGGGATGCTGATGGTACAATGCTGTACGGCAATCCGGCGCTGCTCAATGCCGATATGGATGGGCGTCTGGCTTTAGGCTACGTTGATTACCTGGCCGATATCAAGCAAAGCACCGCCGCTTACGTGTTCAACACCAAACACGCCGGCCGCATAGGCCTAGGCCTGACTTATCTGAACTACGGTAAGTTTGAGCAGGTAGACGCAGCCGGCAATAGCCTCGGCGACTTTTCCGTCAATGAGTATGCTTTGAGTGCGGCTGACTCTTATACCAGCGGTAGTTTCACTATTGCCGGTACCCTGAAGCTTGCAGTCTCGGGCATTAGTGGTAACCATTCCGTAGCAACGCTGGCCGATGTTGGTGGCCTATTCAAGCACCCAGAGAAGGACTTTACCGTAGGCCTAGTGGTCAGGAATGCTGGCTACCAGCTAAAGCCGTATGAGGGAGCCAGCCGTGAGCCCATGCCACTAGATGTGCAGTTGGGCACCTCTATCAAGCCAGAGCATTTGCCGTTCCGGTTGTCAATCTCGGCGCACCACCTACAGCAGCTCGATATTGTGTACCTCGACCCTAACCAGCGGGGCCAACTAGACGAGTTCGGAAACGAGATAAAACCCAAGAAGACTTTAGGCGATAAAATTGCCCGGCATTTTGTGGTAGGAGGGGAGTTACTGCTGAGCAAAAACTTCAATCTGCGCGTTGGGTACAACCACCTGCAGCGCCGTGAGCTGCGCCTAGACAACACCTCGGGTGGGGCGGGGTTCTCGTTTGGGGCCATGCTCCGCATCAGTGAGTTTCAGCTTGACTACACCCACGCCGGTTATCATGCCTCTGGAGCGGCCAATTATTTCACTGTAGCTCGCAACGTCAATTCGTTGTTTAAGAAGAAGGAGTAA